The nucleotide sequence CATCATGCAAGCATTCAGCGCGGCGACCAACATTTCTTCGGGAGCCCAGACGCCCGCCTCTCCCTTGAATTCCGGAGGACTGCCGATTTCGATGTCGGGTTTGCCGGGGGCGGAGGTTCGGCCGCGGCGAGCGGTGTCCCAGACCAGGTTGTTCCTGTACTGAAAGGACTTGTATGTTTTGCTTGTTGCCATGTGATCCTCCACAGAATGTAAGCACGGCACTGCGTGCCTTTGCCCACCCGACGAAGCTGCGACGTGCAGCCTCAGTTCTACATCTTCGTAGTATGAATGACCTGTGCCGTGATGCTCTCGGCGGCAAGCGCCGGGCGCAGCAGATGCGTGACGCCGCAACCGGGGCGAAGGCGGTGGCGAGCGATAGCGTGATGGCCAGGCGATCCATGAGCAGTCTCCCCCTGTGCTGATTATTGTAAGGGCGATGCTATGCCGCCCGCCCTGACCAGCGGGCGGAAAGTCGCCTTCTCAACGTCGGCGCGCTGCTCTATCTTGCCGGCCAACAAACGGAGGAACCCATGAAGAAACTGTTCGGTCGGCTGGCCGCTTCGCTGCTGGCACTCGCGCTGACCTCGGGATTTGCCGCAGCGCAAAGCAAGGTCACCGTCGCGGTCGGGGGCGGCTCTTGCCTGTGCTATCTGCCGACCGTGCTGGCGAAACAGCTCGGCGAATACGAGAAGGCGGGGCTGGCGGTCGAACTGGTCGATCTCAAGGGCGGCTCGGACGCGCTCAAGGCTGTGCTCGGCGGCAGCGCCGACGTCGTGTCGGGCTATTTCGACCATTGCGTCAATCTGGCCGCCAAGAAGCAGGAATTGCAGTCCTTCGTGATCTATGACCGCTATCCCGGCCTGGTGCTTGTGGTGTCGCCCGCACACACCAATGAGATCAAATCGGTCAAGGATCTGGCGGGCAAGAAGGTCGGCGTCAGCGCGCCGGGCTCCTCGACCGATTTCTTCCTGAAATATCTGTTGAAGAAGAACGGCCTTGACCCGACCAGCGCCGCGGTGATCGGCGTTGGCCTGGGGGCCACCGCCGTGGCGGCGATGCAGCAGGGACAGATCGACGCAGCAGTGATGCTCGATCCCTCCGTCACCGTTCTGCAGGGCAGCTATCCGGATTTGAAGATACTCGCCGACACCCGCACGCAAAAGGACACGCTCGCTTTGTTCGGCGGCGAATATCCGGGCGGCGCGCTCTACACCACCACGGCATGGATCAAATCGCACGAAAAGGAAGTGCAGGCGCTGACCACGGCGATCGTCAACACGCTGGCCTGGATCCACGCGCACTCGCCGGAAGAGATCATGGCGAAGATGCCCGATGAAATTGTCGGCAAGAACAAGGAGCTCTATCTCGCCGCGTTGAAGAACACGATCCCGATGTATTCGGAGACCGGCAAGATGGATCCCAAGGGCGCCGACGCGGTGCTCGCCGTATTCAGCGAAGGTTCGCCCGAGGTCGCGAAAGCCAATATCGACGTGACCAAGACCTGGACCAACAAGTACGTCGAGCAGGTCAAGAAGACCACCGGCACGAGCGCGAAGTAAGGGCTGGGCGGGATCGGCGTGATATCAGGCGAAGTCAGGCGATGACTGACGCGAAAGCTCTGGTCATTCACCGCGTCAGCGCGCTCGACCTCGTTGTCGAAGCGTGGCAGTGGCCGTTTGCCGAGGCACGCCGCGCGGAGATTGCGGCGCATTTCGCCGACAAGCAGCGCGAGAAGCCCGCGCTGTGGAACGGCCGCGTCCTGCTCGGGCGCAATCCGGTGTTTGCCGGCGATCGCCTGAGCGCCAGCTATTTCGAAACCGATTTCGCGAGTTTTCTGGCATGGCGCGACTGGGGCTGTCCCGACGCGAGCGTGTTCAACGGTTTCGGCATGGGCGCGCTGCGCTGCGCCGATGGCGCCTTCGTGCTCGGCGAGATGGGCCAGCACACGTCAAACGCCGGGCGCATCTATTTTCCTTCAGGCACACCCGACCTCGACGACATCAGGGACGGCACGGTCGACATATCTGGCAGCGTCGCGCGCGAGCTCGAGGAGGAAACCGGACTGGCGCCCGGCGAATACGACAGCGACCTGCATTGGCACTGCATCTACACCGGACACGCGCTCGCGATGATCCGCATGCTGCGGGTCGACATGCCAGGCGACGCCGTGCGCGAGCGGATCGAGCGCAAACTCACCGCGCAGCATCAGCCGGAATTGTCCGCCATCCACCTCGTGCGCAGCGCGCATGATCTCACCTCCGCAATGCCGCGTTTTGTCACGGCGTTCATCGAGGCGCAGCTCGCTTCCGAGCCCTGACGCCGCAATGCGCTTGACATCTGGTCGCGCTACCAATGTGATAGGCGCCAACAAGAACAAGAAAATGCAGTGCACAAAAAATAATCCAGGGAGGATTCCATGCCGGGGCGCAAAGCTGCACGCCTTCTCGTTGGGCTGTCTGCCGCAATCGCGGTGCTGGGGATGGCGGTTAGCGCCGATGCTCAGGAGAAAAAAATCAAGATCGGCGTGGTTTATGACCTCACCGGGCCGCTCGCAGGCGGCGGTTCGGAACTACAATACATCGGCGCCAAGATCATGCTCGACCAGTACGCCAAGACCGGGGTCGAGGGTTACAAGGTCGAAGCCGTCTATGCCGACGCCCAGAGCAAGCCTGATGTAGCGATCAACGAGGCGGTCCGGCTGATCGAGCAGGAAAAGGTCAACATGCTGCTCGGCTTCTTCTCCTCGGCGCAATGCGTGCCGGTGGCCGCGCGCGTCGAGCAGCTGAAGAATTTCATGTGGATCACCACCTGCATCTCCTCGGCGGTGCTGGCCGACAAGAACTTCAAATACGTGTTCCGACCGCAGGCCTCGGGCGACCAGTTCGGCATGATGACGATGGATTTCATCGCGCAGAATTCCAAGGAAAAGCTCGGCAAGGAGCCGAAGGATTTGCGCGTCGCCATCATCCATGAGGACGGCGCCTATGGCGTCGACGTCTCCAAGGGCAACGAGGCCGGCGCCAAGAAGGCCGGCTTCAACATCGTGATGAAGGAAGGCTATTCCGCCACCGCGCCGGATCTTTCCGCGCTGGTCACCAAGCTGAAGCGCGCGCGGCCCGATGTGATCTTCCACACCGGCTACAACCCGGACATCACTTTGTTCGGCCGGCAGGCGCGCGAGCAGGGCCTGAAATTCGCCGCGCTGGTCGGCCACGGCGCGGGCTATGGCGTCTACGAGAAGCTGAAGGAAGGCTTGGGCGGCGACGTCAATTACGTCTTCAACACCGATCCGATCTCGATCTGGCTCGCCAACCAGAAATCGATGGATCCGAAGCTGCCGCCCGTCATCAAGATGGTCGGCGAGGAGTTCGACAAGGCCAAGCCTGGGGTAGCGATCCGTTCCGCCCATGTCGGCATGGCGGCGTCGAACACCTACCTCTTCCTGACCGACGTGCTGCCGCGCGCGATCAAGAAATATGGCGGCGTCGATCCCGACGCGCTGCGCAAGGCGGCGCTCGAAGTCGACATTCCCGAAGGCGGCACCATGCTCGGCTTCGGTGTCAAGTTCCACGGCGAGGGTACGCAGATGGCCGGCCAGAACGAGCGCTCGTTCCCGGTGGTCATCCAGTACATCGACGACAAGTCCTACGTGGTGTGGCCGAAGAGCCAGGCGCAGCGCGAGGCCGTGCTGCCGCTGCCGAAGGGAACAACGTTCAGCAACCAGTAGGCCGGCACAGACGGGCAAGAGCATGATCCGGCTTTTGCGAGGCGGATCATGCTCCAACGAAAAAGCCAGCGGAGGTTCTGGGGTGCTGACGGTAGAAGGCTTGGTGAAGCGTTTTGGCGGCTTCACCGCTGTCAACAACGTGTCGTTCCGGGTCGAGCAGGGCGAGATTCTCGGCCTGATCGGCCCCAACGGTTCCGGCAAGAGCACGATCTTCAACATGCTGTCGGGCACGCTGGTGCCGACGGCGGGATCGATCCTGTTCGACGGCGCGGAGATCGCGGGCGTGGCCCCGCACCGCATCATCAATAGCGGCATCGGCCGCACCTTCCAGATCCCGCGGCCGTTTCATCGGCTCAGCATGTTCGAGAACGTCGCGCTGGCCGGCTATTACGGCCAGGGCCGCCACAGCCGCGCCAGGGCGGATGAGGCGGCGGAGCGCGCGCTTGGCATGGTCGGCCTGCCGACCGA is from Bradyrhizobium sp. AZCC 2176 and encodes:
- a CDS encoding NUDIX hydrolase; protein product: MTDAKALVIHRVSALDLVVEAWQWPFAEARRAEIAAHFADKQREKPALWNGRVLLGRNPVFAGDRLSASYFETDFASFLAWRDWGCPDASVFNGFGMGALRCADGAFVLGEMGQHTSNAGRIYFPSGTPDLDDIRDGTVDISGSVARELEEETGLAPGEYDSDLHWHCIYTGHALAMIRMLRVDMPGDAVRERIERKLTAQHQPELSAIHLVRSAHDLTSAMPRFVTAFIEAQLASEP
- a CDS encoding ABC transporter substrate-binding protein, yielding MPGRKAARLLVGLSAAIAVLGMAVSADAQEKKIKIGVVYDLTGPLAGGGSELQYIGAKIMLDQYAKTGVEGYKVEAVYADAQSKPDVAINEAVRLIEQEKVNMLLGFFSSAQCVPVAARVEQLKNFMWITTCISSAVLADKNFKYVFRPQASGDQFGMMTMDFIAQNSKEKLGKEPKDLRVAIIHEDGAYGVDVSKGNEAGAKKAGFNIVMKEGYSATAPDLSALVTKLKRARPDVIFHTGYNPDITLFGRQAREQGLKFAALVGHGAGYGVYEKLKEGLGGDVNYVFNTDPISIWLANQKSMDPKLPPVIKMVGEEFDKAKPGVAIRSAHVGMAASNTYLFLTDVLPRAIKKYGGVDPDALRKAALEVDIPEGGTMLGFGVKFHGEGTQMAGQNERSFPVVIQYIDDKSYVVWPKSQAQREAVLPLPKGTTFSNQ
- a CDS encoding ABC transporter ATP-binding protein — protein: MLTVEGLVKRFGGFTAVNNVSFRVEQGEILGLIGPNGSGKSTIFNMLSGTLVPTAGSILFDGAEIAGVAPHRIINSGIGRTFQIPRPFHRLSMFENVALAGYYGQGRHSRARADEAAERALGMVGLPTDRHASVDGLGAAGLKKLELAKALATGPKLLLADESLGGLDEHEMDQAADMLRKIRDELGITIIWVEHIMGVLMRVVDRVMVLDHGEKISEGLPSAVAGDPRVIEVYLGTDADSSQAAAAEARRKAGV
- a CDS encoding ABC transporter substrate-binding protein gives rise to the protein MKKLFGRLAASLLALALTSGFAAAQSKVTVAVGGGSCLCYLPTVLAKQLGEYEKAGLAVELVDLKGGSDALKAVLGGSADVVSGYFDHCVNLAAKKQELQSFVIYDRYPGLVLVVSPAHTNEIKSVKDLAGKKVGVSAPGSSTDFFLKYLLKKNGLDPTSAAVIGVGLGATAVAAMQQGQIDAAVMLDPSVTVLQGSYPDLKILADTRTQKDTLALFGGEYPGGALYTTTAWIKSHEKEVQALTTAIVNTLAWIHAHSPEEIMAKMPDEIVGKNKELYLAALKNTIPMYSETGKMDPKGADAVLAVFSEGSPEVAKANIDVTKTWTNKYVEQVKKTTGTSAK